gccttgtattttgtgtcacttttctggttttgaccctgtttgtgtgttTGGACTGTAAGTATtgtatccctctgatatcctgtctgtgtttCACTCCACCATTGCCTGGTTTTCCACTCGTTTTGCATCTGTTTGCtcgcgtgttttcaataaaactcttcctgcgattacatccgTCTATCATCCTTACACAACACAACCTGTCACCTGTCCAACAAGTGAGTGGACTAATGaaactgttttaactcgttttatatgaaactgccataaatattttctgtaaaatgtgttcgtaaataatccctttttttttttaaagcaaattaaaaataagcactggataaaaacccatctatcttatggaaatagagacaaatttcattgtctggtggtcaggtgtttatgaggtacactgccttgcacttatgagtgGGTTCCCTGTGGTAGTACACAGACAGATGTACATACGATACTTCGTagagtcaagccatcaaaaatcaggtcacacTTAAGTACTGTATGGAGCTCTTAAATATAAAATTTTGTTTTAAGCTGCTTTACATGATATAAATGCTGTTGCAGATTGTAATGTTTTGCCGGCTGCATCCAATCACAATCAGACATCAACAGAAAAcactcagtgaaaacaaaagtgtgaatataaatataaaatgtcaTATAAAGCCTGTAACAATGCTGAAATGACTTTACGCTATGATGCAGTCGTAAACGAAGCTGTGATTAATTTGGTGATCTAGCTACAGGTTCATAAGTTCTATTCCCATTCCTAGCTTTCTGGATCTTTTTCTAAAAAATTGTAGAAATTCTAATGAGAATATTCCTCATTTATTAAACCAGATACAAACATATTTATTTGTACATTGTTCACAGGAGCATTTGCACGATACACACAAATCCCACACTGCTGAATGTGTGTACATTTACAGTAAGTATATTGAGACTCATTAACGTGAACTTCGACCAGTCAGCTTTAATTCGTATAAATGGTGATGAGTTACATGATTTTATATAAAGATCACACAAAAGTAAAAGCACCCTATAAACGGAGGAAGGGTTAGTGTGCGTCTGTGTTAGCCGACttgctgcagtggctgagctgcgttACTGGAAGATTGAGCACTACAATACACTAGAAGATTTTTATGACATTTAtcaacatacatacacacattgagTACAAAGAAAATCACTGAAACTTTTATCTGTTCTATTTAAGGTTAGCCTatgaaaacatttacacacaactttacgAATGAATCATAAATGAGGCCAAGCAAGCAATAATGTTTTCTCTTCTTTAAAAATTGGCTGAGGTTGTTGATGACAAAAATAGTTTCTCTGATGTACcaccttgtgatttttttttcttgcaagggTCTTGGATAAGCTCTCTCTGAAGCAGACAGCTCAGACTCCACTCCAGACCAGCGGATCGTCTTGGTCACCTCTCCGACAAAATGGTACCAATGCTCTGGTCCTGTCTGAGCTTGACTTCTCATCCTATCTGGAAGTAAAATGGCATCTGAAGAACATCACCAAGCCCAGCAAAGGCGGGAAACACATACTCCTCTTGGCCACAATGCGTACAGGTTCCTCGTTTGTGGGCGAGTTTTTTAACCAGCATGGCGCCAACATGTTCTACTTGTTTGAGCCTCTTTGGCATGTGGCACACATGCTACCTGTGGAGGGTGGAGAGACCAATGGTACGGCTTTGACAAAGGCTTATCGTGACGTTCTCCATCAGCTCTTCTTGTGTGACTTCACCCTGCTGGAGAGCTTCATCAAGCCACCACCAAAGGACCATATCACAACAGGACTATTTCGTCGTGAGTCCAGCCAGTCGTTATGCAACAATCCCGTCTGCACACCATTTGTGAAGAAGGGCTATGTGCCTTCCCAATGCCGTAACCAGCGCTGCGGTCCACTAAACCTCACATTAGCATCCCAGTCCTGCCTGGGGAAGGAGCACCATGCCATCAAGTCTGTACGAGTATGGCAACTGGAGACGCTACAATTGTTAGCAGAAGATCCACGACTGGATTTGAAGGTTATTCAGCTGGTCCGGGATCCTCGAGCCATGTTAGCATCCCGCATGGTGGCCTTCGCAAAAGAGTATAAATACTGGAAGAGGTGGACCATGAGTGGAGACATTCCCGAGGATGACAACGAAGTGAGAAAGCTCAGAGAGACCTGCGAGAATATCCGCATGTCTGCCGAAGTGGGTCTCAAACAGCCCCCATGGTTGCATGGGCGATACATGCTAGTGCGCTACGAGGACATCGCCATGTTTCCGATGCTTAAAGCAGTTGAGCTGTACCAGTTTACTGGCATCCCGTTCACTGCCCAGGTGAAGGAGTGGATCTTGAGGAACACGCAAGCATCCGATAAGGCTAGCGGCATCTACTCGACCAAGAGAAACTCATCCCAGCAGGTGGAGAAATGGAGGTTTAGTATGCCATTTAAGCTCGCACAGATGGTTCAGAAAATTTGTGGTCCCACCATGAATTTGTTCGGGTACACATTCGCAGAAAGCGAAGAGATGCTGATGGACAAATCGATCAGTTTGATCGAAGATAGGATTTTCTTATGACTATAGAATATTTTTTTCACACAGAACTTAGACTTTTTTAggaagttttttttattttattatggagATTTGTTCAGAAACAAGGACAATGGCTTAAAGATCAAATGCATAGCTATAAACCGTATCACAAACGTCATGGAGACGTGTGGAGAAAATAATTTGTCAGAAATGTTGATTATCATGTTTCTATAACCTTTTACTGTTACATTTTACTGTTATGTTCATCAGCTAAATGATTTAGCATAGGGCATCTTTTTTTAAGTTACGTATTTATCATTTCTGCTTTTCAGCTGGTTCAGGTGTCAACTCTGTTACAAATGCTGCTTTCATCCCAAAGATGAACCGTAAGATGCAAAAGCTTTGCAAaagctgatggtggactcatgaacattaacattagccaatgtgagagaggccttcagttgcttagaaattaccctggggtcctttgtgacctcgccgactattacacaccttgctcttggagtgatctttgttggtggaccactcctggggagggtaacaatggtcttgaaattcctccatttgtacacaatctgtttgactgtggattggtggagtccaaactctttagagatggttttgtaaccttttccagcctgatgagcatcaacaatgctttttctgaggtcctcagaaatctcctttgttcatgccatgatacacttccacaaacatgtgttgtgaagatcagactttgatagatccctgttctttaaataaaacagggtgcctactcacacctgattgtcatcccattgattgaaaacacctgactctaatttcaccttcaaatgaactgctaatcctagaggttcacatacttttgccactcccagatatccaacatctgaattggacattctgcccaccaacttttttaagttgtTCTTcaaaattacagatgtgcttcagatcataaatacatccctagagactggcattgttcctgtgtccctgaaaaaagccgttgtaaagcccctacttaaaaagaataatctggatgcttcagtattaaacaactacaagccaatatcaaatctaccattcatcgggaaaatccttgaaaaaattgtcttcaatcaattaactgccttcttgatatcaaacagctgttttgataactttcagtcaggatttcgtgccaatcatagcactgaaacagcgctgattaaagttataaatgacatacgtcttaatactgatgcaggcaaaacatcggtcctggtgttactggacctcagtgcagcttttgatactgttgatcacaacatactgctatatcgacttgaacactgggttgggttgactggtaaagttattgattggttaaaatcatacttaaaagatagaagcttctttgttaccatgggaaattgtacctcaacatcaatgtccttgacctgtggtgttccccaggggtcgattcttggaccattactcatctcatctcattatctctagccgctttatccttctacagggtcgcaggcaagctggagcctatcccagctgactacgggcaaaagccagggtacaccctggacaagtcgccaggtcatcacagggctgacacatagacacagacaatcattcacacctacggtcaatttagagtcaccagttaacctaacctgcatgtctttggactgtgggggaaactggagcacccggaggaaacccacgcggacacgggcagaacatgcaaactccacacagaaaggccctcgccggccacggggcttgaacccaggaccttcttgctgtgaggcgacagcactaaccactacaccaccgtgccgcccctggaccattactattcaacctttatatgctcccacttggacaaattatcaagaacaactcaattttgtatcactgctatgcagatgacacccaaatttattttgctctatcacctaatgattatgccccccttgaatgtctctaccagtgtattgaccaaagcaacaactggatgtcacaaaattttcttcagctgaacacagataaaacagaagtaattctatttgggaaaaaagatgaaagactcaggattaccactattcttgacacaaaggggattaaaacaaaagatatggttaaaaatcttggtgttttcatggacagcgagctaaactttgacagtcacatgaaagcaatcactaaaatggcattttatcatctaaaaaacatttccagactaagaggacttgtgtcaaaaaatgatctggaaaacttatccatgccttcatctctagtagggttgattactgcaatggccttttcacaggcctgccaaaaaagaccatcaaacgacttcagctggttcaaaatgcagcagctagcgttctcacacgaacaaaaagaacagagcacattactccaattctaaggtcccttcactggcttccagtaagctacagaattgactttaaagcattgctgctggtgtacaaatctctaaatggtacagggcccaattacctctctgatatgttgcggcagcctaacccaatcagatctaccagatcgcagcagcaaaatttactggtaaaacctgttgttaaaacaaagtgtggtgaagcagcttttagctactatgcagtacagctatggaaccaactcccagaggacatcaaaaatgctcctgctgttggcagcttcaaatctagactaaagaccaagctgttctcagatgctttctgctaactgattaatatcatcatctttacgttttaaactttcttaacttttacagtctctgcatgttttaaactttaacttttattctattttattctgctgtttttttaactgaatttttacttcattttattttatttctactattgtttaattcttattatttttcttccccatttattttatgtaattttattttctattgtttactgttttgcttttactttgtaaagcacattgaactgccactgtgtatgaaatgtgctatataaataaacttgccttgcctaatattggatcattttcctcaataaataaatgaccaagtatgatatttttgtctcatttgtttaactgggttctctttatctacttttagggcttgtgtgaaaatctgatgatgttttaggtcatatttatgcagaaatatagaaaattctaaagagttcacaaactttcaagcaccactgtagatgaagaagaaagaagaagacaaTTTTTATCAAAGCTTCTTAAGACCTCAAAGAGAGTTGAGAAGTTACTGCAGGTTTTCTTCACTGGTTAACCTCAACTTTTATCTCAAACCAATTCTGTACATTCAGCTCGGCTCAGCGATTTAATACGCATCACTTCTACATGTCATTATGTCTATAATTAGAGCTGTTTTTCGCTTCATCTTAGGAAACCAGTTTCACTTGAAGTCAACATCCTGTTTTTTGTGACGTTTGAAATATTCCTCGATGTAAGGATATTCATTGTCCACTGTTTATTTCTCATTTACAGGAAATATCAATCTGATGGAGAGTAAGGTGATGAGCTTAaaacctcctagggcctagcggtcacatacgtggacagcactttttagaaattcagaacaagaatccacatatgtggacatactttttctcaaaaagtacatcttatcaaagatgatgcttagtttttattctaatcaggttctaataagcccaaatagcaaaaagaaataaaaaaatgcatgtaaaaaaaacagcttgggtcttaggaggttaggtcataggcaacggtcagaggtcaaacgtagaatatcaaccttATTGTcttgaagaatgacccaaaaagtgaattaaatcttcctggtgtctaatttgcaccttaaaattgaataaaaaggttaaaatatactgttttgcgcaAGTTCTGAAGATTTGTTTGCATCTCACTTacacgcactttcaccgccagggggctgtcgtcgtgacgtcatttaagccaaacagacctggaacagctctgtgtttacttgtgaaccgagcacaAGTGTACGGACTTTagttgtgagaggttgtgtaaaatgtctgaaagcgatagcgattttgaagaaggaactctccaaattgaatatcgagaggtgaaaccatgtaTGTATGAACCTTtggccgttgtgaagcaatcggtgaatgtggctcactggtttgactgtgcggcctcagaatcggacagcgactcggccgactctgatcgcggtgaccccggacctcaacaagactcacgcccaaatgatttatcctagtaattatgataaattcttactttcatcataatactaaataagagcccttctgaagaataattaaactgccctccctagtggatatacagtggtgcttgaaagttggtgaaccctttagacctttctatatttctgcataaatatgacctaaaacatcatcagattttcacacaagtcctaaaagtagataaagagagcccagttaaacaaatgagacaaaaatattatacttggacatttaattattgaggaaaatgatccaatattacatatctgtgagtggcaaaagtatgtgaagctttgctttcagtatctggtgtgacccccttgtgcagcaataactgcaactaaacgtttgtggtaactgttgatcagtcctgcacaccagcttggaggaattttagcccattcctccgtacagaacagcttcaactctgggatgttggtgggtttcctcacatgaactgctcgcttcaggtccttccacaacatttccattggattaaggtcaggactttgacttggccattccaaaccattaactttattcttctttaaccattctttggtagaacgacttgtgtgcttagggtcattgtcttgctgcatgacccaccttctcttgagattcaattcatggacagatgtcctaacattttcctttagaattcgctggtataattcagaattcattgttccatcaatgatggcaagccgtcctggcccagatgcagcaaaacaggcccaaaccatgatactaccaccaccatgtttcacagatgggataaggttcttatgctggaatgcagtgttttcctttctccgaacataacgcttctcatttaaaccaaaaagttctattttggtcttatccgtccacaaaacatttttccaatagccttctggcttgtccatgtgatctttagcaaactgcagacaagcagcaatgttctttttggagagcagtggctttctccttgcaaccctgccatgcacaccattgttgttcagtgttctcctgatggtggactcatgaacattaacattagccaatgtgagagaggccttcagttgcttagaagttaccctgcggtcctttgtgacctcaccgactattacacaccttgctcttggagtgatctttgtttgtcaaccactcctagggagggtaacaatggtcttgaatttcctccatttgtacacaatctgtctgactgtgaattggtggagtccaaactctagagatggttttgtaaccttttccagcctgatgagcatcaacaacgctttttctgaggtcctcagaaatctcccttgttcgtgccatgatacacttccacaaacatgtgttgtgaagatcagactttgatagatccctgttctttaaataaaacaggatgctcgcacctgattgtcatcccattgattgaaaacacctgactctaatttcaccttcaaattaactgctaatcctagagattcacatacttttgccactcacagatatgtaatattggatcattttcctcaataaataaatggccaaggataatatttttgtctcatttgtttaactgggttctctttatctacttttaggacttgtgtgaaaatctgatgatgttttaggtcatatttatgcagaaatatagaaaggtctaaagggttcacaaactttcaagcaccactgtaggtaatgATTACTTGACAGCGTGCCGgtgggccacattagcctgccatccgcggtatTTCCCGGTGTCAATATATCGGGCCTGATGTCTCATCTTATctatcaattatttttttcaaCTACCGAGCATTTAAATGAAAATTGGAAAACAAATACCGAATACTGAAAAATTCTGCAGTCAAAAACAGAGTGACTGACAGAAGAGCTTTCTCATGCTGGCACCAACAGGTCGGGGTGTGAGATGTGATTCAATAAAAGGCAAAAAAATCCTGCTTCTGAAGCGATTCTATTCATCAAGCCTCAAGATCCCACTGTACAGGACTTCGGGTAAGGGAAGGGCATCACTCTCACTTATAATCTGTACTCTACCTGTTGTAGCTCGACGGAAGAAGTTTTTACAGCTTCTCTGGCAACATCAGTCACTCAGCTGAATATGTCAAATCAAGCaacttcctgttctcacttatatTACAGGAGGTAAAACAGTTGTAAActcctcctctgtcctgaagatgtcagaaaacttcaagctccagcttcacctctgactgttacacagcgctgacactggagactccttccagacacGTTACATCAACACATTTCTCCTCTTTTTGTTCTCAGTGAAGCGTCTGCTGTACACGTCcccgtgaatgagctgttactatagaaaccataacgtaTCTAAAcctgcactattgtcagagctgctgttacagaaaattaatcaacaccttctgaccaatcagagtccagatgcTATAAAAGGAGCATTTAAAATATCACCTTCAGGTGGCTCCTGGTTACACACATCAGAAAGATCtgattggtttaaaaaaaaaaaaaaaacatctctctACACAAGGAAGTCAGAAAAATGGGTTTatttccagaggtggaaagtaacgaattacattactcgcgttactgtacttgagtagcttttttgtgtacttatactttttcaagtaatttttaaagagtgtatttttacttttacttaagtatgttttcttttaagtagtgtacttcggtacattttacatcacaaccgttactgagtaaaaaaaaataaaaaataaaaaaaggctaaaacggagaaggggaaatgcatgggcgtcgccaccattgactgtgaaggggacatgtccccctcacatttcataattcttcgtttggaccccccacatttaacataaaatatgagttcacccagcgccgtttctattgcttcgtgaaagaatccattccacttgatcgataagagaaaacacagagcactgaaaatccactccgggtttccgggcgttacctacaacaactcacagcacgcgagtgaagtgactctcagcgcgagcacagaaatgttggtgcagctgctggaaagtggaggaggtgacgtcatccccattgccacctcacaatgtctagcttttgctaaaaccttattcttttgttatctgccctcaaaattaacccttggccatgttaaattaatgtccaactaaacagtgaaataagcttagcctaatggggtattcttggttgatgatgaattgtttgcagtatttgcttccAGACACAatagacataaggacattctttacaaagcagcagaaagtcagtcagaatttccccacaggacagggtttttttgtcccaatggaaatgttagtgcagttagctggctagtcaatgttaggagatgtatcagctagcttaacgttagctatcatttcattcaaacccagtaggccgaccttactgtaatgccaagaatgaggtcaagtctgctctgatgatatttattgattccttgttttgtctggtctttggcagttttctggaaagtaagatgggaaatcagtgtctggggaaggaatagtagaaaagaaagcaatggagagagatggatgttattccaggtggattgtgaaggaaagggggataaaagttatgaagtggtagaaattgtggtggcaccaatataagaaggagttctatctataaatctatttgttatactaatctgtaaatgctactgtagtagtaccactagtgttgccacctgtcccggtttttcctgattgccccggattttcatggtctgtcccggaaaaaaaaaaaaaaaatccgggacactgaatgtcccggttttttgtacatgatgggcaaaatgtgtatgtcaacttgcgagccagctgagaaccagtttgcttttccataactcgccgtgctaagcggagccacgtcattacgtcgctgtatacgtcattacgtcattgtatacgtcacttacgtcgctgtagacgtcagttacggcgctacgtttacataaaccttggcgcgaatatcgaagcaaaaacaacacggaagaagcagcagcagcaacaacaacaacaataataatggatgacttcacgtttgtacagctgctgcttctcgtcgcttaaaaatggcgatctttcgcggtcttgttattgttgttggtcttaacaactccgcccccccgctgacgtaagtggttctttcctctggcccagcagagagttggtgctagcctggaaccggtttttctggccccagaaccagttctttgtcagtggaaacagaaaacccggttccaaactaagcgctggccccgaaccagccctggaactgctttggtggaaaaggcaatggaggatgcttggactgataaaagaaacagactctctgttgcgatggtgaaggctgagcttcaagtcaggctaaactttcagttgtcctgtactgagttcaagacattcattgaaaatcagccaggactcatagcagcagcaaagaaaaacaccaaatataaatggaagattaggtaaggttttggtgaattaaatgaaatccaaatagtcttatctgTCTACTCCTGTATGTTCTGTATGtgtccagttatatcagttacatgtcctcctatgtatttgtttagccaagagcagcagaggcacaggcaaacacaagcaaagcacacaccacactctaagcaatcaggtaagctgtttgacactacaccttacattgttacattcaggtattcttagatacaatgaaaaattagattatttttattccatataagcaaacaaacagaacttaattatgtattccccgtttacctgtgcccactactgcccccagctgTCCATAaccaaaaactcatctcatctcattatctctagccgctttatccttctacagggtcacaggcgagctggagcctatcccagctgactacgggcgaaaggcggggttcaccctggacaagtcgccaggtcatcacagggctgacacatagacacagacaaccattcacactcacacctacgctcaatttagagtcaccagttaacctaacctgcatgtctttggactgtgggggaaaccggagcacccggaggaaacccacacggacacggggagaacatgcaaactccgcacagaaaggccctcgccggccacggggcttgaacccggaccttcttgctgtgaggcgacagcgctaaccactacaccaccgtgccaccccaaccaaaaactgttggaaataaaccaaaataatgaagacctgctatattatgtaaagcaattaattaaacaaataactagcaaaagcgtaacttttactaattagagcaatacaatttcggcgtagaagggcgatttttgtcttgggttagatgtgcgaaggacGCCGTTGCttccaagcaaaaaggtcgattggatggtcgaaatgtccaggatttttgtcagacacaggtggcaaccctagtaccaccattgcatgtaggttgacaaaactgcacttgttcattgtgtgaagttctcttttatgtgtcgttgcttgacccagtgtaattttgtgttatgaagactgcatgatgccatgccatttttgttatgagtatcgctaaatcggaaaaaagtaaaatgcacccactaaagtcactgttggtggtgaacaaaattgcacctgttcattgtgtgaagttattttttatgtgtcaccgttgcttgacacagtgtgattgtgtgttatgaagtttgcatgatgccatgtcatgcctgttcattgtgtgagattatgaatattcttatttttaaacatacagttgagtgtcactattgcttggcccagtggcatgttgtgttacatctaaaactaaatagaaaacacaaaataaaaagtaaaatgcacccataaagtcattgttggtgataaattgtgtcacattcatctcattatcttaggcgtagcggtgtgtttaaaaacaggctgatgaatatatggactagttgaatgaggacttattgttgaaaattaattaaaatttttctggcggcggaccccccgccagtgtgtcccccccacattaaaaatgcttctgacgcccctggggaaatgcattctggaaatgaatcacgggaaggacagttggcgCGCAcgagagtctcacacagacgatggcggacatgcaccggcgctttaagggggggggggcttcggggggctcaaacccctgggccacagccaatcaggggccttgtaatattaataaaataataaactgtcggaattgtgggcctacattaatgtacggatagaaataaggttagaaataaatgagcgcacagtagcctgctgtaagagacatggtggatgtggttcgcgaaacgaacacccacaactggaccagaataaaatgtaacaaaatgtaacgtcacgcacgaaagcgtgccaaagactgcagactactgagacacaaatttagagactttgaaagatgaagcgtt
Above is a genomic segment from Neoarius graeffei isolate fNeoGra1 chromosome 14, fNeoGra1.pri, whole genome shotgun sequence containing:
- the LOC132897904 gene encoding carbohydrate sulfotransferase 3-like, which gives rise to MKIKYTISLVFIVAVVIIEKESNIISKVLDKLSLKQTAQTPLQTSGSSWSPLRQNGTNALVLSELDFSSYLEVKWHLKNITKPSKGGKHILLLATMRTGSSFVGEFFNQHGANMFYLFEPLWHVAHMLPVEGGETNGTALTKAYRDVLHQLFLCDFTLLESFIKPPPKDHITTGLFRRESSQSLCNNPVCTPFVKKGYVPSQCRNQRCGPLNLTLASQSCLGKEHHAIKSVRVWQLETLQLLAEDPRLDLKVIQLVRDPRAMLASRMVAFAKEYKYWKRWTMSGDIPEDDNEVRKLRETCENIRMSAEVGLKQPPWLHGRYMLVRYEDIAMFPMLKAVELYQFTGIPFTAQVKEWILRNTQASDKASGIYSTKRNSSQQVEKWRFSMPFKLAQMVQKICGPTMNLFGYTFAESEEMLMDKSISLIEDRIFL